A stretch of Candidatus Sphingomonas phytovorans DNA encodes these proteins:
- a CDS encoding glutathione S-transferase family protein, producing the protein MLLIGQYDSPFVRRVAVTLKLYDLPYRHAPLSAFGDVEEIARYNPLRRVPTLVFDDGISLTDSSAIVDAIDEMVGVDRAFLSRRGDDRRAMLRTCAFAAGVAEKAVSLVYERAFRDGLKMWVERCRAQVIDTLDLLERERAAAKRDWLLGDTMSHADVLLATMHRFVSEALADQFVMDGWVALADHAARCEALPEFADAYQLFRLTLPD; encoded by the coding sequence ATGCTGTTGATCGGACAATATGATTCGCCCTTCGTCCGGCGCGTCGCGGTGACGTTGAAGCTCTACGATCTGCCCTATCGCCACGCGCCGCTTTCGGCCTTCGGCGATGTGGAGGAGATTGCGCGCTATAATCCGCTGCGGCGCGTGCCGACCCTGGTGTTCGACGACGGTATCTCGCTGACGGACAGCAGCGCGATCGTCGACGCGATCGATGAGATGGTCGGTGTGGATCGGGCGTTCCTCTCGCGCCGCGGCGATGATCGCCGGGCGATGCTCCGTACCTGCGCCTTCGCGGCCGGGGTCGCGGAGAAGGCGGTCAGTCTTGTCTATGAGCGGGCCTTTCGCGATGGACTGAAGATGTGGGTCGAGCGCTGCCGTGCCCAGGTGATCGACACGCTCGACCTGCTTGAGCGCGAGCGCGCCGCGGCAAAACGCGATTGGCTGTTGGGCGACACGATGAGCCACGCCGACGTGCTGCTCGCGACGATGCACCGGTTCGTCAGCGAGGCGCTGGCCGACCAGTTCGTCATGGACGGTTGGGTCGCGCTCGCGGACCACGCCGCGCGGTGCGAGGCGCTGCCCGAATTCGCCGATGCCTATCAGCTCTTCAGGCTGACGCTGCCCGACTAG
- a CDS encoding tryptophan 7-halogenase gives MVSPVRNIVIVGGGTAGWLTAGVIAARHQGRMAGGFTVTLVESPNVKIIGVGEGTWPTLRTTLQKMGVSETDFFRECDAAFKQGAKFAKWTTGAEDDAYYHPLMLPHGFSELNMVPHWLHDEQGRSFCDAVSPQGAICDAGLAPKMITTPEYDAVANYAYHLDAGKFAPFLQKHCTTKLGVRHVLADVTSVNQAEDGDIVSVSTEQAGDIAGDLFVDCTGFASLLLGKALGVPFRDCKDVLFCDAALAVQVPFDTPEEALASHTISTAQSAGWIWDIGLPTRRGIGYVYSTSHTDDESAERELRAYIGPAADKLSIRKIPIRGGHRETFWKRNCVAVGLAAGFLEPLEASAIVLIELSAKLIAEQMPANREVMDIVARRFNETTSYRWGRIIDFLKLHYVLTKRRDSAFWIDNVDPATIPERLRNLLHLWKYQPPWFFEEFDRLDEVFPAASYQYVLYGMGYRTEVDTLDTATTERMAARLREENARITGRMTSQLPRNRDLLDKIRQFGFQAI, from the coding sequence ATGGTCAGTCCGGTCCGCAATATCGTCATCGTCGGCGGCGGCACTGCCGGCTGGCTTACCGCCGGCGTCATCGCCGCGCGGCACCAGGGCCGGATGGCGGGCGGCTTCACCGTAACCCTGGTCGAATCGCCCAATGTGAAGATCATCGGCGTGGGCGAAGGCACCTGGCCGACGTTGCGTACGACGCTCCAGAAGATGGGTGTCTCCGAGACGGATTTCTTCCGCGAATGCGACGCCGCCTTCAAACAGGGCGCTAAATTCGCCAAATGGACCACGGGGGCGGAGGACGACGCCTATTATCATCCGCTGATGCTGCCGCACGGATTCAGCGAGCTGAACATGGTGCCGCACTGGCTTCACGACGAACAGGGCCGGTCCTTCTGCGACGCGGTATCCCCCCAGGGGGCGATCTGCGACGCGGGGCTGGCGCCCAAGATGATCACCACGCCCGAATATGATGCGGTCGCCAACTACGCCTACCATCTTGATGCGGGGAAATTCGCCCCGTTCCTGCAGAAGCATTGCACGACGAAGCTGGGCGTGCGCCACGTGCTGGCCGACGTAACGAGCGTCAACCAGGCCGAGGACGGCGACATCGTCAGCGTCTCCACCGAGCAGGCCGGCGACATTGCCGGCGACCTGTTCGTCGACTGCACCGGCTTCGCGTCGCTGCTACTGGGCAAGGCCCTCGGCGTGCCGTTCCGCGACTGCAAGGACGTGCTGTTCTGCGATGCCGCGCTGGCGGTCCAGGTGCCGTTCGATACGCCTGAGGAAGCGCTTGCCTCCCATACCATTTCCACCGCCCAATCGGCCGGCTGGATCTGGGACATCGGCCTGCCGACGCGCCGCGGCATCGGCTATGTCTATTCGACCTCCCACACCGACGACGAGAGCGCCGAACGCGAGCTGCGTGCCTATATCGGCCCGGCGGCCGACAAATTGTCGATCCGCAAGATCCCGATCCGCGGCGGCCATCGCGAGACCTTCTGGAAGCGGAATTGCGTCGCGGTCGGGCTCGCCGCCGGCTTCCTCGAACCGCTCGAGGCGTCGGCGATCGTGCTGATCGAGCTGTCGGCCAAGCTGATCGCCGAACAGATGCCGGCCAATCGCGAGGTGATGGACATCGTCGCGCGGCGCTTCAACGAGACGACCTCCTATCGGTGGGGGCGTATCATCGACTTTCTGAAGCTCCATTATGTGCTGACCAAGCGGCGCGATTCAGCGTTCTGGATCGACAATGTCGATCCGGCGACGATCCCGGAACGACTGCGGAACCTGCTTCACCTGTGGAAATACCAGCCGCCCTGGTTCTTCGAGGAATTCGACCGGCTCGACGAGGTCTTCCCTGCGGCAAGCTATCAATATGTCCTGTACGGCATGGGCTACAGGACGGAGGTCGACACGCTCGACACCGCCACCACCGAACGAATGGCGGCGCGGCTTCGCGAGGAAAATGCCCGGATCACCGGCAGGATGACGAGCCAGCTTCCGCGGAACCGCGACCTGCTGGACAAGATCCGGCAGTTCGGATTCCAGGCGATCTAG